Proteins co-encoded in one Metabacillus sp. KUDC1714 genomic window:
- the cmk gene encoding (d)CMP kinase, whose translation MEQKISIAIDGPAAAGKSTVAKIIAEHYSYIYIDTGAMYRALTYKALQENIDLKDEEKVADVLSTIIIELQPSEDGQIVLVNEDNVTEIIRSNEVTNNVSIVAMHPKVRDEMLKRQRLLAKTGGVVMDGRDIGTHVLPNAELKIFLRATVEERAKRRHEENQKKGYISDFEQLKLEIANRDKLDSEREVAPLRKAEDAIEIDTTALSIHDVVKKIEDYIEERL comes from the coding sequence ATGGAACAGAAAATTTCAATCGCAATTGATGGACCAGCTGCTGCTGGTAAAAGTACGGTAGCAAAAATAATTGCTGAGCATTATTCATACATTTATATAGATACTGGTGCAATGTATCGTGCTTTGACATACAAAGCATTGCAAGAAAACATTGATCTAAAAGATGAAGAAAAGGTAGCAGACGTTCTTTCTACCATTATTATTGAACTACAGCCATCAGAAGATGGTCAAATCGTATTGGTCAATGAAGATAATGTTACGGAAATCATTCGGTCAAATGAAGTGACAAATAATGTGTCAATTGTGGCTATGCACCCTAAGGTAAGAGACGAGATGCTAAAACGTCAGCGGTTATTGGCAAAAACAGGTGGCGTAGTAATGGATGGACGTGATATCGGAACTCATGTATTACCTAACGCTGAGTTGAAAATTTTTTTACGAGCAACTGTTGAGGAAAGAGCAAAAAGACGTCATGAAGAAAATCAAAAAAAAGGTTATATATCTGATTTTGAACAACTTAAACTTGAAATTGCCAATCGAGACAAACTAGACTCTGAGAGAGAAGTTGCACCTTTAAGAAAAGCGGAGGATGCAATCGAAATTGACACTACAGCTTTGTCTATACACGATGTCGTAAAAAAAATAGAAGATTATATAGAAGA